From Synechococcus sp. A10-1-5-1, a single genomic window includes:
- a CDS encoding PipX family protein, whose product MSNERYLNHPTFGLLYRVAETGEGRELYATLYAQRMFFLVTVQGRSVEFEVIPLMDARHLAEQNLNRARREGPEVHAGWRELFDKTFI is encoded by the coding sequence GTGAGTAACGAGCGCTATCTCAATCACCCCACTTTTGGCCTGCTGTATCGGGTCGCTGAGACGGGTGAAGGCCGTGAGCTCTACGCCACCCTCTATGCCCAGAGGATGTTTTTCCTGGTCACGGTGCAGGGCCGCAGCGTGGAATTTGAGGTCATCCCGTTGATGGATGCCCGCCATCTGGCCGAGCAAAATCTCAACCGCGCGCGAAGGGAAGGTCCCGAAGTGCATGCCGGCTGGAGAGAATTGTTCGACAAGACCTTCATCTAG
- a CDS encoding YggS family pyridoxal phosphate-dependent enzyme: MGLSSAAARLQALNEHLPSHTRLLAVSKGHPSSSIRELAEAGQRSFGESRLQEATAKQQELADLEGLDWHFIGRLQANKVRPVLKQFSSIHSVDSPALAERISRIAGEEGLNPSVFLQVKLRPDPNKGGLTADELEREWPRLQQLPNLRIVGLMTMAPLGLEAEQRQELFADCSALAQRIGLAELSMGMSGDWPEAAAAGSTWVRVGSALFGPKR; encoded by the coding sequence TTGGGCCTTTCCTCTGCTGCAGCCCGTCTTCAGGCTCTGAACGAGCACTTGCCCTCCCACACCCGCCTGCTGGCGGTGAGCAAGGGGCACCCCTCCAGCAGTATTCGCGAATTGGCGGAAGCCGGGCAGCGGAGTTTTGGAGAAAGCCGCCTGCAAGAAGCCACAGCAAAACAGCAGGAGCTGGCCGATCTTGAGGGGCTCGATTGGCACTTCATCGGGCGTCTTCAGGCCAACAAGGTGCGGCCAGTGCTGAAGCAATTCAGCTCGATTCACTCCGTGGACTCCCCGGCTTTGGCCGAGCGGATCTCGCGGATTGCAGGAGAGGAAGGCCTCAATCCATCTGTTTTTCTGCAGGTCAAACTTCGGCCAGACCCCAACAAAGGGGGGCTCACGGCTGATGAATTGGAGCGGGAATGGCCACGGCTTCAGCAGCTGCCCAACCTGCGGATTGTGGGGCTGATGACCATGGCTCCCCTCGGTCTGGAGGCGGAGCAGCGGCAGGAGCTTTTTGCGGACTGTTCGGCTCTCGCCCAGCGCATCGGACTGGCGGAATTGTCGATGGGAATGAGCGGCGATTGGCCCGAGGCGGCCGCCGCCGGAAGCACCTGGGTCCGGGTGGGTTCAGCCCTCTTTGGTCCGAAGCGTTGA
- a CDS encoding cell division protein SepF: MSLFSRLRAVVSGDDYLDGYDDDDLDYDQGEMPETSGSTPSGALALTSDFDAVDPFAGSNVIGMPGISTSAAEVTLMEPRSFDEMPRAIQALRERKTVILNLTMMEPDQAQRAVDFVAGGTFAIDGHQERVGESIFLFAPSCVTVTSAGSEEASAPTVVSRDSVDEPQQDIAPTPAWGREYGANVG; the protein is encoded by the coding sequence GTGTCGTTGTTCTCCCGCCTGCGTGCAGTTGTCTCCGGAGACGATTACCTCGACGGTTACGACGACGACGATCTGGATTACGACCAGGGCGAGATGCCGGAAACCAGTGGCTCGACCCCCTCTGGTGCACTCGCGCTGACCAGCGATTTCGATGCCGTTGATCCCTTCGCTGGGAGCAATGTGATTGGCATGCCCGGTATCTCTACCTCGGCGGCGGAGGTCACCCTGATGGAGCCCCGCAGCTTTGATGAGATGCCTCGCGCGATTCAGGCCCTGCGCGAGCGCAAGACCGTGATCCTGAACCTCACGATGATGGAGCCCGACCAGGCTCAGCGCGCTGTGGACTTCGTTGCCGGCGGCACCTTCGCCATCGATGGCCATCAAGAGCGCGTTGGCGAGAGCATCTTCTTGTTCGCTCCCAGCTGTGTCACCGTCACCAGCGCCGGCAGCGAAGAAGCCTCGGCTCCCACGGTTGTCTCCCGCGACAGCGTGGACGAGCCTCAGCAGGACATCGCCCCCACCCCCGCTTGGGGCCGCGAGTACGGCGCGAACGTCGGTTGA